One window of Dermacentor andersoni chromosome 7, qqDerAnde1_hic_scaffold, whole genome shotgun sequence genomic DNA carries:
- the LOC126535402 gene encoding uncharacterized protein: MTEDGHSSFSSEFTFTSELTDEYASCYISHKEVSTTGVGRCSTTFIDKSCGPLYKQPIFAGHSSVTEDEEKFHSLTAVSFNIFALLLSVLPPMRRAVSELCIEDKLLLFLMKLRHGMPFSVLGALFDVHRTTAARIFKGMLVNLNVATKSWVYWPSRNVIQSTMPPAFKEHYPSCRVIIDCTELETEIPNGVEKQNLWYSHYKSRHTIKYLIGIAPNGLVTFVSKGFGGRTTDSVATVESGFLSLLEPGDLVLADKGFPGIKTGVGTQKATLVMPPFASSQQFTESEVNATYETASVRIHVERVIQRLKIFDITHKIPCELTSYADAILHMIAIITNLKSPIFAKQ, translated from the coding sequence ATGACAGAAGATGGACACTCGTCCTTCAGCAGTGAATTCACCTTCACTTCTGAGTTGACCGATGAATATGCATCATGTTATATTAGCCACAAGGAGGTGTCCACTACAGGCGTGGGAAGATGTAGCACTACATTTATTGACAAAAGCTGTGGGCCTTTATATAAACAACCCATTTTCGCTGGTCACAGCTCAGTTACCGAAGATGAAGAGAAGTTTCATTCTTTAACAGCTGTCAGTTTTAACATTTTTGCTCTTCTTTTAAGCGTTTTGCCACCCATGAGGAGGGCCGTGAGCGAGTTGTGCATTGAGGACAAACTTCTGTTATTTCTGATGAAGTTGAGGCATGGCATGCCATTTTCTGTCCTTGGAGCTCTTTTTGATGTGCACAGAACTACAGCAGCACGAATCTTCAAGGGAATGCTCGTGAATTTGAATGTGGCCACAAAAAGTTGGGTCTACTGGCCGTCACGAAATGTTATTCAGTCAACTATGCCACCTGCATTCAAGGAGCACTACCCAAGTTGTAGAGTAATTATTGACTGCACGGAGCTTGAAACTGAAATCCCAAATGGAGTGGAAAAACAGAACCTATGGTATTCACATTACAAGAGTAGGCATACAATCAAATATTTAATTGGCATTGCACCCAATGGCCTGGTCACTTTTGTCTCAAAAGGATTTGGAGGACGGACTACAGATTCAGTGGCAACTGTTGAGTCTGGATTTCTGTCACTACTAGAGCCAGGGGACCTGGTGTTAGCAGACAAGGGTTTTCCTGGCATAAAGACAGGTGTCGGTACCCAGAAAGCGACATTGGTAATGCCACCGTTTGCTAGTAGTCAGCAGTTCACTGAATCGGAAGTAAATGCAACATATGAAACTGCGTCAGTACGAATACATGTTGAGAGGGTCATACAACGACTGAAAATATTTGATATCACACATAAGATTCCGTGTGAACTCACATCTTATGCAGATGCAATCCTGCATATGATAGCTATAATAACCAATTTGAAAAGTCCTATCTTTGCAAAACAGTGA